One genomic region from Sulfurimonas sp. hsl 1-7 encodes:
- a CDS encoding methyl-accepting chemotaxis protein, with amino-acid sequence MFIINSLRTIKGKYIFNLFASVIAIFISVVVAYFIAMGSIKTIMNNDINTIADSLEQMMHHISQVDSEAYKHKNFKDAVHNISIGKSGYVYMIDEEGKLIVHPKKEGKSLKGEDYVDHIRNDKKGGIFEYVSATTGQEKIVGYRYLPEWGLWVIPGVNKADYYDDLKNTFFLWFAILGSILVGILIAINYSTGITILKPIDRLSEVSHDLADGEGDLTKRLPIQNKYDEIGIASNFLNRFIEKIQDTIAGTKHITKETVGLTNTLKNAAHTLTEQLNKSDTLAIDTNTTASNIASSLDETIRLAVDSLNTSKETQEELTSVREIAEHIATDVQVSTELSSQLSSHFDQLTSDAKSINEVLSIISDIADQTNLLALNAAIEAARAGEHGRGFAVVADEVRKLAERTQKSLSEINATISIVIQAISDASEMMVSNAKDIGTLSQRSEEIEKRIDTAMNSLVVNVDVSQQSLQNTEAMTQQIRDVIEKVSQIADMSKDNRTEVKTVSEISDNLSHDAITLEQKLDFFRCDKA; translated from the coding sequence ATGTTTATTATCAACTCTCTTAGAACCATTAAAGGCAAATATATCTTCAATCTCTTTGCCTCCGTCATAGCTATCTTTATAAGTGTCGTTGTAGCTTATTTTATTGCTATGGGGTCGATCAAAACGATCATGAACAATGACATCAATACTATAGCCGATTCGCTAGAGCAAATGATGCATCATATATCACAAGTCGACTCTGAAGCCTACAAACACAAAAATTTCAAAGATGCCGTACATAACATCAGTATCGGGAAAAGCGGATACGTGTATATGATAGATGAGGAAGGGAAACTTATAGTACATCCGAAAAAAGAGGGAAAATCACTCAAAGGTGAAGATTATGTTGATCATATCAGAAACGATAAAAAAGGGGGCATTTTTGAATATGTATCGGCAACAACGGGTCAGGAGAAAATTGTGGGGTATCGCTATCTTCCAGAATGGGGTCTATGGGTCATTCCAGGTGTTAACAAAGCTGACTACTACGACGATCTAAAAAATACTTTCTTTTTATGGTTTGCTATCCTGGGTTCAATACTCGTAGGAATTTTGATCGCGATTAACTACTCTACGGGTATCACTATTCTCAAGCCTATAGACAGACTCAGCGAGGTTTCTCACGATCTCGCCGATGGTGAGGGGGATCTTACAAAACGTCTTCCGATTCAAAATAAATATGATGAGATAGGGATCGCAAGCAATTTCCTTAACCGTTTTATAGAAAAAATTCAAGACACGATTGCAGGGACAAAACATATAACAAAAGAGACTGTAGGTCTTACAAATACTCTAAAAAATGCAGCTCACACACTTACAGAACAACTCAACAAATCAGATACTTTAGCGATCGATACAAACACAACCGCATCCAACATAGCTTCATCATTAGATGAAACCATACGTCTTGCTGTTGATTCTTTAAATACATCTAAAGAGACGCAAGAAGAACTTACAAGTGTACGTGAGATTGCCGAACATATAGCAACAGATGTTCAAGTCTCAACAGAACTAAGCTCTCAACTCAGTAGCCATTTCGATCAGCTTACTTCTGATGCAAAAAGTATTAACGAAGTGTTATCCATCATCTCTGACATAGCAGATCAGACAAATCTGCTAGCACTCAATGCAGCGATCGAAGCAGCACGTGCCGGTGAACACGGACGTGGATTTGCCGTGGTTGCAGACGAGGTGAGAAAACTTGCAGAACGTACACAAAAAAGTCTAAGCGAGATCAATGCAACCATCAGCATAGTGATTCAGGCAATATCAGATGCTTCGGAAATGATGGTATCAAATGCAAAAGATATAGGAACTCTTTCACAAAGAAGCGAAGAGATTGAAAAACGTATAGATACGGCAATGAATTCACTTGTAGTCAATGTAGATGTAAGCCAACAAAGCCTTCAAAATACAGAAGCAATGACTCAACAAATCAGAGATGTCATAGAAAAAGTTTCACAAATAGCAGATATGTCGAAAGATAATCGTACAGAGGTCAAAACAGTTTCTGAGATATCAGACAATCTTTCCCATGATGCGATCACTCTTGAACAAAAACTTGATTTTTTCAGATGTGATAAAGCATAA
- a CDS encoding 2'-5' RNA ligase family protein has product MKPLFLALKAKLYDYDKIQSDFSGLLKGRWVAEENLHITLNYFGNKFTIEELLEKLPPLITPVPELHLSGLGYFEKNKILYIKSEVMGLASLSEAIAKEFSLPQTKEFIPHVTLMRVKSITDIEGFKQMVASYKDEELGSISTTPELMQSEIRHPGGAVYTSLQSFSMAAT; this is encoded by the coding sequence ATGAAACCTCTATTTTTAGCTTTAAAAGCCAAACTATACGACTATGACAAAATACAGTCCGATTTTTCAGGGCTTCTAAAAGGGAGATGGGTAGCGGAGGAAAATCTGCATATTACGCTCAACTATTTCGGAAATAAGTTCACCATAGAAGAGCTCCTTGAAAAGCTGCCGCCGTTAATTACCCCCGTACCGGAACTACATTTGTCAGGTTTGGGCTATTTTGAAAAAAATAAAATATTATATATAAAAAGCGAAGTGATGGGACTCGCGAGTTTGAGCGAGGCTATCGCTAAAGAATTCTCGCTGCCACAGACAAAAGAGTTTATACCCCATGTCACCCTTATGAGAGTGAAAAGTATTACAGATATAGAGGGTTTTAAACAGATGGTCGCGAGTTATAAAGATGAAGAACTCGGCAGCATTTCAACAACACCGGAGTTAATGCAAAGTGAGATACGCCATCCTGGCGGTGCCGTATATACCTCGCTTCAAAGTTTTTCAATGGCCGCAACATAG
- a CDS encoding fumarylacetoacetate hydrolase family protein: protein MKTIKFENKEIIPSKIVCIGRNYVEHIYELGNEIPESMVVFNKPHSALSKELYYFSEDTRFEGEICFLIESKQISGIGFGLDLTKADIQNKMKEKGLPWERAKAFDGSCVLGHFVEFRGDVRQLRFELYINDELRQEATYDLMIYKPDVMIEEIDSFMSLEDGDIIMSGTPKGVGNYEVGDLFKGVVYYKDKVLVESFWRVKSL from the coding sequence ATGAAAACGATAAAATTTGAAAACAAAGAGATAATTCCAAGCAAGATAGTGTGCATAGGGCGTAACTATGTTGAACATATCTATGAACTTGGCAATGAGATTCCTGAATCTATGGTGGTTTTTAACAAGCCCCATTCTGCACTTTCAAAAGAGCTTTACTATTTTAGTGAAGATACCCGGTTTGAAGGGGAGATCTGTTTTTTGATCGAGAGCAAACAGATATCCGGAATCGGTTTTGGACTTGACCTTACAAAGGCGGATATTCAAAACAAGATGAAAGAGAAAGGGCTGCCGTGGGAGCGTGCAAAAGCGTTTGACGGCTCGTGCGTTCTTGGACATTTTGTAGAGTTTAGAGGGGATGTGAGACAACTCCGTTTTGAGCTTTATATAAATGATGAACTGCGTCAAGAGGCAACATATGATCTTATGATCTACAAACCAGACGTGATGATCGAAGAGATCGATAGTTTCATGAGCTTAGAAGACGGCGATATAATTATGAGCGGTACACCAAAAGGGGTCGGTAATTACGAAGTAGGGGATCTCTTTAAAGGTGTGGTTTACTACAAAGATAAGGTGTTGGTAGAATCTTTTTGGAGAGTTAAAAGCCTTTAA
- a CDS encoding threonine/serine ThrE exporter family protein: protein MNNEKQIIDLLSQIGKLLLQHGAETDLVERSIKKAASNLEYQDLEILILPNVILLSLPSNGKVYNTKLQKAERQDVNFSALDKVESMVEKINPTTNIAEFINQLKEENSLSPMYPYYLRNIMAGIGCGSFSLLFGGDLYIFISTFIASYLGFYLNGFLLKRYFNPFVVIIVVSFVTTIISGFLTLHNDISHIAISSSILFLVPSVAFINSVNDLTKRHYTTGLIRGLRGVIISSAIAIGISLALNILGVEKFL, encoded by the coding sequence ATGAATAATGAAAAACAAATTATCGATCTGTTGTCGCAAATAGGGAAGCTGCTTTTACAACACGGTGCAGAGACTGACCTTGTTGAAAGAAGTATTAAAAAAGCTGCATCGAACTTAGAGTATCAAGACCTTGAAATACTTATTCTTCCAAATGTGATTTTACTTAGTTTACCATCTAACGGAAAGGTTTACAATACTAAGCTGCAAAAAGCAGAGAGACAAGACGTAAACTTCTCTGCACTGGATAAAGTAGAATCTATGGTTGAAAAGATAAACCCAACAACCAATATTGCAGAGTTTATCAATCAACTCAAAGAGGAAAATAGTTTAAGCCCTATGTACCCATATTACCTGCGAAATATCATGGCTGGTATCGGGTGTGGTTCATTCAGTTTACTTTTTGGCGGTGACCTTTATATCTTTATTAGTACTTTTATAGCTTCATATCTAGGGTTTTATCTCAACGGTTTTTTGTTAAAACGATATTTTAATCCTTTCGTTGTTATCATTGTCGTCTCTTTTGTCACGACAATAATTTCCGGTTTTTTAACTCTTCATAATGATATATCGCATATTGCAATCTCATCATCAATACTATTTTTAGTTCCGAGTGTTGCGTTTATAAATTCAGTAAACGACCTTACTAAACGACACTATACAACGGGGCTTATAAGAGGATTAAGAGGAGTGATAATTTCATCTGCTATAGCGATAGGGATATCTTTGGCGTTAAATATTTTAGGTGTGGAGAAATTTCTATGA
- a CDS encoding SDR family NAD(P)-dependent oxidoreductase: MDLTNKTALVTGANGGLGKAIVKALLDNNVAKVYYGVRDLQSNHFLEELSDRISVIQLDLSDHAMLEENLASVEKIDLLINNAGVNSGKTIFENDNSDFTVNVQGTLKVTQLLADKINENGAIVNITSILALCNFPIMGLYSASKSALHSLTQALRGHMRLKGISVLEVLPGPIDTKMTPDEGMPKASPASIAEEIISALAADQEEIYPDEFAKMIKEGLTHDPKGVEQQFAQYLG, translated from the coding sequence ATGGATTTAACAAATAAAACAGCCTTAGTTACAGGTGCAAATGGTGGTTTAGGAAAAGCTATCGTAAAAGCTTTATTAGACAACAACGTAGCAAAGGTTTATTACGGAGTAAGAGATTTACAAAGTAACCATTTTTTAGAAGAGTTATCAGATAGAATTTCAGTTATTCAATTAGACTTGAGCGATCATGCAATGTTAGAAGAGAACTTGGCATCTGTTGAAAAGATTGATCTGCTTATTAACAATGCAGGTGTTAACAGCGGTAAAACAATCTTTGAAAACGATAACAGCGATTTTACGGTCAATGTTCAAGGGACATTAAAAGTAACACAACTTTTAGCGGACAAGATCAATGAAAACGGTGCTATCGTAAACATTACATCTATTTTAGCACTATGTAATTTCCCTATTATGGGGCTTTACTCTGCTTCTAAAAGTGCATTGCATTCATTAACACAAGCACTTAGAGGACATATGCGTTTAAAAGGGATAAGTGTTTTAGAAGTATTACCTGGACCGATAGATACTAAAATGACACCGGATGAAGGTATGCCTAAAGCCTCACCTGCTTCTATCGCTGAGGAGATCATCTCGGCACTTGCAGCAGATCAAGAGGAGATCTATCCTGACGAGTTTGCTAAAATGATCAAAGAGGGACTTACTCACGATCCAAAAGGTGTTGAACAGCAGTTTGCACAGTATTTAGGCTAA
- a CDS encoding methyl-accepting chemotaxis protein, which yields MNSMQKNIAITVMFILTLGSLFFVESNIIQAVLTVVTFILVIALYWQRSNSSNDILENKRLELLELMEFKRNQVDINENAMHKAEQNFNKIIKRYQNAVLKDTRVAGEMVLLADKVAKGHYSCRIDADTDTPYVHVLRNSMNNMLDASEQNLDNAINTLKQFSRGSFQARSEVHVEAKMAELLNNVNSLGEALETMQQKNEDSNKQIIESANTLNSTIENITNTTIVDFKNMIHDIVERIHNVSQKENEMVGALQELVQNANETKVILETIGDIAEQTNLLALNAAIEAARAGEHGRGFAVVADEVRKLAERTQKSLAETTATTNVLIQSISDSSDSLNKNADDVNSISDDINGVSNKMDEIIDILNKLND from the coding sequence ATGAATAGTATGCAAAAAAATATAGCTATAACAGTAATGTTTATACTTACACTAGGCTCTTTATTCTTTGTTGAGTCAAACATCATTCAAGCGGTTTTAACGGTTGTGACTTTTATTTTAGTTATTGCCCTCTATTGGCAGAGAAGTAATAGTTCAAATGATATACTCGAAAACAAACGCTTAGAGTTGTTAGAACTGATGGAGTTTAAAAGAAATCAGGTTGATATTAATGAAAATGCAATGCATAAAGCGGAACAAAACTTCAATAAAATCATAAAAAGATATCAAAATGCAGTTCTGAAAGATACAAGGGTTGCAGGAGAGATGGTTTTACTTGCCGATAAAGTTGCAAAAGGACATTATTCATGTCGTATAGATGCAGATACTGATACTCCGTATGTACACGTGCTTAGAAACAGTATGAATAATATGCTGGATGCTTCAGAGCAAAACTTAGATAATGCGATAAATACACTCAAACAGTTTTCGCGAGGAAGTTTTCAAGCCCGCAGTGAAGTGCATGTTGAAGCAAAAATGGCCGAGCTTTTAAACAATGTGAACTCTTTAGGGGAAGCGCTGGAGACTATGCAGCAAAAAAATGAGGATTCTAACAAACAGATTATAGAATCGGCAAATACCTTAAACAGTACGATTGAAAACATTACTAATACAACTATAGTAGACTTTAAAAACATGATTCACGATATTGTGGAAAGGATTCATAATGTTTCTCAAAAAGAGAACGAGATGGTGGGTGCTTTACAAGAACTCGTGCAAAATGCCAATGAAACAAAAGTTATTTTAGAGACTATAGGTGATATAGCAGAACAGACAAATCTACTTGCATTAAACGCTGCGATCGAAGCTGCACGTGCAGGTGAACACGGTAGAGGTTTTGCAGTCGTTGCCGATGAGGTAAGAAAACTTGCAGAGCGCACGCAAAAAAGTTTAGCCGAAACTACGGCAACTACAAATGTTCTTATTCAGTCAATTTCTGATAGTTCAGATTCTTTAAATAAAAATGCTGACGATGTTAACAGCATCTCTGACGATATTAACGGTGTTAGCAATAAAATGGATGAGATTATCGATATTTTAAATAAATTGAATGATTAA
- a CDS encoding PAS domain-containing protein, translating to MGEYVLKSDDFLVSQTDEKGIILFANDDFCKIAGYTLEELVGKNHNIVRHPDMPKAAFKDLWRTVQRGEVWTGYVKNKTKDGGYYWVFATVYPMKDPATKKTLYMSCRRKPSEAEIEAAEKLYKTLD from the coding sequence ATGGGTGAATATGTATTAAAAAGCGATGACTTTTTGGTTTCCCAGACAGATGAAAAGGGGATCATATTATTTGCGAATGATGACTTTTGTAAAATAGCCGGTTATACACTTGAAGAGCTTGTAGGTAAAAATCATAACATTGTTCGACATCCCGATATGCCTAAGGCTGCGTTTAAAGATTTATGGAGAACCGTTCAACGAGGAGAAGTATGGACAGGTTATGTAAAAAACAAAACAAAAGATGGCGGTTATTATTGGGTTTTTGCAACTGTCTATCCAATGAAGGACCCTGCTACAAAGAAAACACTCTATATGTCTTGTAGAAGAAAACCCTCAGAAGCAGAGATAGAAGCTGCCGAAAAACTTTATAAGACATTGGATTAA
- a CDS encoding threonine/serine exporter family protein, whose amino-acid sequence MILDIIIGLFVSLSFAILFNAPKRSLIPIVVLGIGAVFIRKYMLFYGYSLEFSTFVAAFFIGSVGIYFSNKQSVPVLVYAISSSIVLVPTINAYKAMMGFIQISTHQITNQEVIIQTMHYGLRTWLMFGAITIGIVLPTQFISKYRFKIL is encoded by the coding sequence ATGATACTTGATATTATCATCGGTTTGTTTGTTTCATTGTCTTTTGCAATTCTTTTCAATGCTCCCAAACGTTCATTAATCCCTATCGTTGTTCTTGGGATTGGAGCTGTATTTATTAGAAAATATATGTTGTTTTATGGATATAGTTTAGAGTTTTCAACTTTTGTGGCAGCATTTTTCATAGGCTCTGTAGGTATATATTTCTCTAACAAACAAAGTGTTCCTGTTTTAGTCTATGCAATTAGCAGCTCAATAGTCCTAGTCCCTACAATCAATGCCTATAAAGCGATGATGGGATTCATACAGATATCTACCCATCAAATTACCAATCAGGAGGTCATTATTCAAACTATGCATTATGGACTCAGAACATGGCTGATGTTTGGTGCTATTACCATTGGAATTGTACTGCCTACACAGTTCATTAGTAAATATAGATTTAAAATACTTTAA
- a CDS encoding PAS domain-containing protein encodes MKERNFIKLAQNCYWDPHQEVVYLDRVVIPLSENKTRCLKLFIYYRGKPLKDIEIFDFVFKDDSKEFTNKAIRSLISNLRNKLPCLNIINHYGGFYSLEKYREPTPDFQEYLLDILDQAKNGITITDPNQPDNPIIYVNEAFASMFGYSPEEVIGKNCRFLQGEDRDQSARDEIKEALRNQKEVVAVLRNYHKNGNLIYNEVQISPIFDKHTLELKYFLGIQKDITELHTLMLKLKKESDY; translated from the coding sequence ATGAAAGAAAGAAACTTTATAAAACTTGCTCAAAACTGTTATTGGGACCCGCATCAGGAAGTTGTTTATCTTGATCGTGTTGTAATACCTCTATCTGAAAATAAAACACGTTGTTTAAAGTTATTCATCTACTATAGGGGTAAACCGCTTAAAGACATAGAGATATTTGACTTTGTATTTAAAGATGACTCAAAAGAGTTTACAAACAAAGCTATCCGTTCTCTTATTAGTAATTTAAGAAATAAACTACCTTGTCTCAATATTATTAATCACTATGGGGGATTTTACTCTTTAGAAAAATATAGAGAACCGACTCCAGATTTCCAAGAGTACCTTTTAGATATTCTCGATCAAGCGAAAAACGGTATTACTATTACCGACCCAAATCAACCCGATAATCCCATTATTTACGTAAATGAAGCTTTTGCAAGTATGTTTGGATACTCCCCTGAAGAGGTTATAGGGAAAAACTGCAGGTTTTTACAAGGTGAGGACAGAGATCAGAGTGCTCGAGATGAGATCAAAGAAGCTCTTAGAAACCAAAAAGAAGTAGTTGCAGTTTTACGTAACTATCATAAAAACGGGAATCTGATCTATAATGAAGTGCAAATATCCCCTATTTTCGATAAACACACTTTAGAACTCAAATACTTTTTAGGGATTCAAAAAGATATAACTGAACTCCATACCTTAATGTTGAAACTAAAAAAAGAATCCGATTATTAA
- a CDS encoding aldo/keto reductase: MEYRYIGKSGLRVSPICMGTMTFGTQTPDEKVAFEIMDKAYDRGVNFFDTAELYPIPPNAKLAGLTEEIVGRWLKTKPRESIILASKVAGAANGWYTPPVRHGLTAIDSFHIERGIEGSLKRLGTDYIDLYQMHWPDTVVPIEESLKAFDRLVTAGKVRYIGTSNDTAYGTTKALMTSEHKGYARFQSVQNNFSLLNRRFLDELATVARKEQISLLSYSPLAGGVLSGKYNQGGDVHGRFANYVKSPNSRLRTMAHRFLNDKTLASTQKYLKIAADFDLHPVTLATAWSKQFDFVASTIIGATTPEQLDPALDAMDIILNDEILAACDAVHNEILYPMG; this comes from the coding sequence ATGGAATATAGATATATTGGGAAAAGCGGTCTAAGAGTAAGTCCTATATGTATGGGTACCATGACTTTCGGTACTCAAACACCCGATGAAAAAGTAGCCTTTGAGATCATGGATAAAGCGTATGATCGAGGCGTAAACTTTTTTGATACTGCAGAACTTTATCCTATCCCGCCAAATGCAAAACTAGCAGGTCTTACAGAGGAGATTGTCGGACGCTGGCTCAAAACAAAACCGCGTGAAAGTATCATACTCGCTTCAAAAGTAGCAGGAGCTGCAAATGGATGGTATACGCCACCTGTTCGTCACGGACTTACTGCAATTGACAGTTTTCATATTGAACGTGGGATTGAGGGGAGTTTAAAAAGACTCGGAACTGATTACATCGATCTCTACCAAATGCACTGGCCCGATACTGTTGTGCCTATCGAAGAGAGTCTAAAAGCATTTGATCGTCTTGTAACAGCGGGAAAAGTTCGCTACATCGGGACATCGAACGATACAGCTTACGGCACGACAAAAGCACTTATGACATCGGAGCATAAAGGGTATGCAAGATTTCAATCGGTCCAAAACAACTTTTCACTTTTAAACCGCCGTTTCTTGGATGAACTTGCAACCGTTGCACGTAAAGAGCAGATCTCGCTTTTATCTTATTCACCTCTTGCAGGCGGAGTACTAAGCGGTAAATACAATCAAGGTGGTGATGTTCACGGAAGATTTGCAAACTATGTAAAATCTCCAAATTCAAGACTCAGAACTATGGCACATCGCTTTTTAAATGACAAAACACTTGCTTCAACGCAAAAATATCTGAAAATTGCGGCAGACTTTGACCTACATCCGGTCACTCTTGCAACGGCTTGGTCAAAACAGTTTGACTTTGTGGCATCTACGATCATCGGTGCAACTACACCTGAGCAATTAGACCCTGCGCTAGATGCGATGGATATTATATTAAACGATGAGATACTTGCAGCGTGTGATGCGGTACACAATGAGATTCTTTACCCTATGGGGTAA
- a CDS encoding MarR family winged helix-turn-helix transcriptional regulator: MSLCFLSLETGKIFNKVILQRLQEKGFDGLSEALITLFPYIDQAQKISSSELSRQVGYSRQAMHKNIKKLEELGYITHKLENQKEKMISFTSKSEELMQEANKIIEEIENGLSELIGKEELENYKSNQAKIYASLNSLL, encoded by the coding sequence ATGTCTTTATGCTTTTTATCATTAGAAACAGGAAAAATTTTTAACAAGGTGATCTTGCAAAGGTTGCAGGAAAAGGGCTTTGATGGGCTTAGCGAAGCTTTGATTACACTTTTTCCGTACATCGATCAAGCACAAAAGATCTCGAGCTCGGAACTCTCACGCCAAGTAGGCTATTCAAGACAAGCGATGCACAAAAACATCAAAAAACTTGAAGAGCTTGGATATATTACTCATAAGTTGGAGAATCAAAAAGAGAAAATGATCTCTTTTACTTCAAAAAGTGAAGAGCTGATGCAAGAGGCAAATAAGATCATAGAAGAGATCGAGAATGGTTTGAGTGAACTTATAGGTAAAGAGGAACTGGAAAACTACAAGAGTAACCAAGCAAAAATTTATGCCTCGCTAAACTCTTTATTGTGA
- a CDS encoding transglutaminase-like domain-containing protein has protein sequence MEKFLKESEYVDFSEPSVKALAQELSQGLTEDEEIAKACFLYVRDEIHHSGDYKDEVTTYKASDVLKYKTGWCYAKSILLAALLRANGIPTGFCYQRLSCSEYVPDIYCLHGLNAIYLKKYGWYRVDARGNKEGVDAQFIPPKEQLAFEVQPHEYDMDEIYDEPLDVVIEALQKYKTYDEMIHNFPDIKG, from the coding sequence ATGGAAAAGTTTTTAAAAGAGAGTGAGTATGTTGATTTCTCAGAACCAAGCGTAAAAGCACTGGCACAAGAACTTTCTCAAGGTTTAACAGAGGATGAGGAGATTGCAAAAGCCTGTTTTTTATATGTACGAGATGAGATCCATCATAGCGGGGACTATAAAGATGAGGTTACAACATATAAAGCAAGTGACGTTTTAAAATACAAAACGGGCTGGTGTTATGCAAAGAGCATTTTACTTGCAGCACTTTTACGGGCAAACGGAATCCCTACGGGGTTTTGCTACCAAAGACTTTCATGCTCTGAATATGTGCCAGATATCTATTGTCTTCACGGGCTCAATGCTATATACTTGAAAAAGTACGGCTGGTACAGAGTCGATGCACGGGGAAATAAAGAGGGTGTAGATGCACAGTTTATTCCGCCAAAAGAGCAGTTGGCATTTGAAGTACAACCTCACGAGTACGATATGGACGAGATCTATGATGAGCCTCTCGATGTTGTGATCGAGGCTTTGCAGAAGTATAAAACTTATGATGAGATGATTCATAATTTTCCGGATATTAAAGGGTAA